One window of the Carassius auratus strain Wakin chromosome 20, ASM336829v1, whole genome shotgun sequence genome contains the following:
- the LOC113037702 gene encoding 5-hydroxytryptamine receptor 1E-like: MEMELYLGSLANFTNTNTTATPGSAFGMELLMERLAVVALLALLTLLTAVVNGAVIAAICTTKKLHLPANYLICSLAVTDFLVAVLVMPISILYITTESWLLGPFVCEAWLSVDMTCCTCSILHLCVIALDRYWAITKAIEYARKRTARRAGVMVATVWFISIFISIPPLFWRQRGDGTGPQQCIIEHDHVGYTIYSTFGAFYIPMTLILILYSRIYSAAKTLYQKRGSSRYLSSRSTDSTNSLNRCRVKHAFCVSTSDHTTEFDRNHAAIRAPLDMETPELDERNQICTSRERKAARILGLILGAFILCWLPFFLKELLVGLNVPSPSPQVSDALTWLGYINSLINPLLYTIFNEDFKQAFKRLFRWKEHT; this comes from the coding sequence ATGGAGATGGAGCTTTACCTGGGCTCTCTGGCCAACTTCACCAACACCAACACCACCGCCACCCCAGGGTCGGCCTTTGGCATGGAGCTGCTGATGGAGCGACTGGCTGTGGTGGCTCTGCTAGCGCTGTTGACGCTGCTGACGGCTGTGGTGAACGGGGCTGTCATCGCAGCCATCTGCACCACCAAGAAGCTCCACCTGCCTGCAAACTACCTCATCTGCTCCCTGGCCGTCACTGATTTCCTGGTGGCTGTGCTGGTGATGCCCATCAGCATCCTCTACATCACCACTGAGAGCTGGCTGCTGGGGCCATTCGTGTGCGAGGCGTGGCTGAGTGTGGACATGACCTGCTGCACCTGCTCCATCCTGCACCTGTGTGTGATCGCCCTCGACCGCTACTGGGCCATCACTAAAGCCATCGAGTACGCCCGCAAGAGGACGGCCCGGCGTGCCGGTGTCATGGTGGCCACCGTCTGGTTCATCTCCATCTTCATCTCCATCCCGCCTCTGTTCTGGAGGCAGCGCGGGGACGGGACTGGCCCGCAGCAGTGCATCATCGAGCACGATCACGTGGGCTACACCATCTACTCCACATTCGGTGCTTTCTACATCCCCATGACTCTCATCCTTATCCTGTACTCCCGGATTTACAGCGCCGCCAAGACGCTGTACCAGAAGCGCGGCTCCTCGCGCTACCTCAGCAGTCGCAGCACAGACAGCACTAACTCTCTGAACCGCTGCCGTGTCAAGCACGCCTTCTGCGTCTCCACCTCTGACCACACCACAGAGTTCGACCGCAACCACGCTGCCATCCGTGCGCCGCTCGACATGGAGACACCGGAGCTGGACGAGAGGAACCAGATCTGCACGTCTCGGGAGAGGAAGGCGGCTCGGATCCTGGGGCTCATCCTGGGAGCCTTTATCCTGTGCTGGCTCCCGTTcttcctgaaagagctgctgGTGGGACTGAATGTGCCCAGCCCCTCGCCTCAGGTGTCCGATGCGCTCACCTGGCTGGGATACATCAACTCGCTGATTAACCCGCTACTGTACACTATCTTCAATGAGGACTTCAAGCAGGCTTTCAAGAGACTGTTTAGGTGGAAGGAGCACACATAA